The DNA window GGTCAGTTAAGATATTTACATTGGCAGCCGTATCTTCCTTCAAGCCTCCGTGGATATTTACCACACCTTCAATGATATAAGGATCAATTTTTGCAAAGGCAAATATTTTCCCCTTTTCATTGTAAATCTCAATTTTGTCGCCATCCTTTATGTTCCTCATTCGTGCATCTTCCTTATTAATGTATAGAAGGGGTTTATCTGATGATAATTTTGAAGCTCTTATTTCACCGAACTGAGAATGTATCCTCTCTCTTGCATGGGTGGATAATAACCGTAAAGGATACTTACCATTCTCTTCTGTACCTTTAAAACAATCTTTAAAATCCGGCAGCGGGCTTTTCCCCCAGATTGATTCCATTCTTTCGCAATAGAATTCTATCTTTTTTGAAGGAGTATCAAAAATTCTTTCTTTATAAGCTATGTCACTGTTTTCTTTAAGATATGGACCTTTTTTAAGATCTTTTACACTTACATTTATATTGCATTTTTTAAGGCAAACATCTATTGTCTCTTCATTATACAAAGGAAGGTAGTTCATATTGTAGCCCATTTTTTTACCTAAAAGCCTGTAAATTTCCGATTCATTTTTTGATTCATTAACAGGTTCTATTACCTTTTGAAAACAATTTAAGTAAGGGGTCCAATAGCTTGAAAAAACATCTTCGTATTCAAAAAAACTCTGGGCAGGAAGAATTATATCGGCATATTTTGCCGTATCCGTCATAAATAAATCAATGGCTACAATATATTCAACCTTTTTTAATGCCCTTTTAAGGCCGTTTGTATCAGGATTCATAGTAAGGGGATTGGCACGTTCAATCCAGAGCAGTTTTATGTTTGGATTTTGGTATTCTTCAATAGCCCTGCCCAGCTGGGCTTCTGCAAAATCCCTTCTCGTCTTTATATCATTCTGAGGTATATATGGCCACTCAAGGTTTCTCCATCTCTTATTGGCAAATTTAAAGCCTCCGCCTCTAATTCCTATATCACCTGTCAACGCAGGTATCATGGAAATGGCTCGGACATTCTGCCCGCCATTTTTATATCTTTGCATGCCGTATCCGCAAATTAAAGTCATGGGCTTTTTATTTGCAATCAGATTTACTGCCTCATTTATCAGATCCTCATTCAATCCGCAAATCTTTGATGCATACTCAATTGTATAGTGAGATACATGCTCTTTGAATTCATCAAATCCAAAGGTGTATTCTTTTATGAAATCAATGTCTATGCTTCCTTTTTGTATCAAAAGATTGGCTATGCATAAGGCTAAAACTCCGTCTGTTCCCGGTTTTATGGGTATGTGGAGGTTGGAATTAAGTGAGGGCAGAGTATTTATTGGGTCTATGGTTATTATTTTTGCCCCCTTATTTACTGCCTCATTTATAAATTTCAACTCCTGAACATTGGTGGAAGATGGATTTTTGCCCCATATTATAATAAGTCCTGCATGCTCTAAATCCCAGGGAGCGTTTTGAATATTGGAACCGTAGGTGAGCTTTACGGCTTCTATACCTGCCGAGTAGCAAAGGCTTCCCTTAGTTGCCGAATAGCTTCCGAACTGATTGAAAAAGCCTTTATAATACTCAGACATTAGTCCCATACATCCGGCTGACGTAAAATGCAATAAACCCAGCGGTCCAACAGTGTCTTTAACAAGTTTCAGCCTTTTTGATATTTCATCTATTGCAGTTTCCCAGGATATCCTTTTGAATATGCCTTCGCCCCTTTTTCCTTCTCTTATCATGGGATATCCTATTCTCTGGGGGGAATAAACATAATCTGTATAGGATAAACCCTTGATACAAAGCTTGCTGTTAGTTGCCCTGTTTTTACTTCCGCCTTCAATTTTTACAATTTTCCCGTCCTCAACATAAGCCTTAATATCACAGGCACTGAAGCAGTCCCTTGGACATGATGTATTTATGATAGTTTGACCCATACTTCTCCTCCGCCTTTAAAATCCTAAGTCTTCATTTATAATAATAACTTCAATATCCGTCAAAGAGGGTTTATAGTCAATGATGGCAGTTATGTTGCAAATCCTCTGGGATACTTTGCAGTCGTGACATTCTTCTGTTCTGGCACAAGGAGTGTTAAGATTAAGCCTCTTGGTATTTAAGTGAACAATGCTTTTTACTCTTTTTAGTGCATCATCTGTATTTTCAGTTATTTTATTGACGCCGCATACTATAAATACATTTTTAGGACCGGAAAACATACCTGCTACCCTGTTTCCCGCTCCGTCTATATTAACAAGCTTGCCCTCCATGGTAAGTGCATTTGTGCTGGATAAATAAAAGTCGGCATTCAGGGCCTCTTTTCTTATGCTGTTCATTTCGCCCGTGCCTGATGCCAGCCAATGAAACAAAACCTTATTGCCTCTGTCCTTTAGTTTTTCCGGAATTAAAAGGCTTTTAACCGTCATGGAGCCCCCGATTCCCACCGATGCATCTGATGGTATTTTAGATAAAAGATAGTCAACTGCTTCATTAGAAGTTTCAAAATATTTAGCAGAAAATTTATTTTTTTCAAGGGATTCAATTGTTTTTAACACTTTATTATCCATACTAATACCTCCGTTTTTATTAATACCGAGTTGTCCATAAGTTATTATAAACATAATACTACATTGAAAAGTACTTTTCTATAATTTGAATAAGGCTTCTTATTTTGATATACCTTTAAATTTTCATGTAATTATTATGGATGAACACTAATATTTATATATATAGAACGCATTAATTATAAAAGGGTTTTTCATGCGTTTTATATTGATATTAATTGGTGGTTTACATGAAAAAATTAAGCTTTCTTCAAAATACAATCGTTCTTGTACTGTCCAACCTTATCACCGGTTCTCTGGCCTTTTTATTTTCAATAATCTTATCCAAGGAAATAGGAGCCCAGGGTGTAGGGTTGTACCATATGATAATGCCCATATACATGCTTTTTATATGTTTTACCTGCGGCGGCACAACTGTTGCATTGTCTAAGATTACCGCAGAGCAGAACTCCAGGAAGAATATAAGTGAGCTTTACAAGGGTATTACGGCTTCCATAACCTTCTTTGCATTCTGGACTGTTTTAGTGTCCATATTCATTGTACTTTTTGCACCTTTTATATCAGATAATATATTAAAGGATTCCCGTACATATCTCCCGGTCCTCATATTCATACCGGCCTTGCTCTTTGTAGCTATGGGCTCAATATTGAAAGGATATTTTTACGGCCTGCAGAATTCAACCTTCCCGGCAGTTATTGATATTGTTGAAAAGTCTGTGCGCATTATAATACTGGTTACATTGATAACATATTTTAAAAACTGGGATCTTAAATACAAGGTGGCAGCAGCGGTGGCAGCCATGACTGCCGGGGAATTTATAAGCTTTGTGCTATTGTACATATTTTATAAAAAATCCTATTTCAGTGTTTCTGATTTTACCGGACGGCCGGACAATGTATTTCAGATTATAGTAAATGTATTAAAAATTTCCCTGCCCTTATCCTTGAACGGATTTTTAT is part of the Oxobacter pfennigii genome and encodes:
- a CDS encoding molybdopterin-containing oxidoreductase family protein: MGQTIINTSCPRDCFSACDIKAYVEDGKIVKIEGGSKNRATNSKLCIKGLSYTDYVYSPQRIGYPMIREGKRGEGIFKRISWETAIDEISKRLKLVKDTVGPLGLLHFTSAGCMGLMSEYYKGFFNQFGSYSATKGSLCYSAGIEAVKLTYGSNIQNAPWDLEHAGLIIIWGKNPSSTNVQELKFINEAVNKGAKIITIDPINTLPSLNSNLHIPIKPGTDGVLALCIANLLIQKGSIDIDFIKEYTFGFDEFKEHVSHYTIEYASKICGLNEDLINEAVNLIANKKPMTLICGYGMQRYKNGGQNVRAISMIPALTGDIGIRGGGFKFANKRWRNLEWPYIPQNDIKTRRDFAEAQLGRAIEEYQNPNIKLLWIERANPLTMNPDTNGLKRALKKVEYIVAIDLFMTDTAKYADIILPAQSFFEYEDVFSSYWTPYLNCFQKVIEPVNESKNESEIYRLLGKKMGYNMNYLPLYNEETIDVCLKKCNINVSVKDLKKGPYLKENSDIAYKERIFDTPSKKIEFYCERMESIWGKSPLPDFKDCFKGTEENGKYPLRLLSTHARERIHSQFGEIRASKLSSDKPLLYINKEDARMRNIKDGDKIEIYNEKGKIFAFAKIDPYIIEGVVNIHGGLKEDTAANVNILTDQDISDIAFGAVFYDCFVEASWYQNK
- a CDS encoding lactate utilization protein, with amino-acid sequence MDNKVLKTIESLEKNKFSAKYFETSNEAVDYLLSKIPSDASVGIGGSMTVKSLLIPEKLKDRGNKVLFHWLASGTGEMNSIRKEALNADFYLSSTNALTMEGKLVNIDGAGNRVAGMFSGPKNVFIVCGVNKITENTDDALKRVKSIVHLNTKRLNLNTPCARTEECHDCKVSQRICNITAIIDYKPSLTDIEVIIINEDLGF